CCGGCATTAGTTTTCATTTGAACATACCGCCCAGCAAAGATGCTGTTGGCATGGATGTGTTCAAGTCACAGAGCTGGAATCATTCTATGAAAAAAGCCTTGTTGTTTCTCTCGCTGACTCTGGCGGTCTCCACGACAGTAAATGCTGATGAGGTTACGCGATGTTCAACCGTCGACCCTTCTCCGGATGTGATGGCGGCCATCACAGCTAAAGCTTTGGCTACGCCCCATAGCAACCCGCCAGCAGTAATTAAGATTGCTTGGCATGAAATTATAAAAAGCGACGGGACAGGCGCTATCAGTACAGAAAGGATGAGAGAGCAGATCAGTGATCTCAACCGGAGCATGCAGGCAAACGGTATACCTATCACTTTTCAGCTCGCAAGTTGGAGCGAGTACACCTCCGATTCGTGGTTTTCTTCATGCGAAGACAATCAGGATATGCGCGATATCCTTGCGATAGCGCCGCAAAATTACATCAATGTTTACAGTTGCAGTGATGCATCTGGCTCGCTTGGCAAGGCTAGTATTCCCTACTTCCTCCAAGGCGATGAGGGATCAAAGGAAAATTTCGTATACGTCAATTTCAATACACTTCCTGGCGGGGAAGGACCTTATGCGGAAGGCGCTACGCTAGTGCATGAAATCGGTCACTATCTCGGTCTGGTGCATGTATTCGAGATCGGGTACGGAGTGTGCGCAGCGGGTAATAACCCTTTGACGGGTACAGGAAACTGGTCGGGTGACTTCATCATGGATACGCCACCTCAGAGTATGCCTACTGCAGGCTGCCCGATGGTTGCGCCTAGCACATGTCCGGGTTCGCAGAATTCGATCCATAACTACATGGATTACTCCAATGACATTTGCTTGACGACATTTACGCCTGGTCAGCGTGATCTTATGTATGCTGCTACCAGTTTGTTGCGTCCTACACTATGGGCTGGTGGTGGTGGGGCTGCACGCGCGTCTGTTCTGGCACCTATCAAAATTCCCTGACACTCGTAGCATGACTTTTTGCTCGTAGCGCCCCGTAAGGGGCGTTACGAATTTGGGAAGTCCTCACTATTGCCAAGATTGTTCAGCGCAATGCCAGAAAATCCGGACTCACCACAAACCGCACCGCATCCAGTCGCAGCCGTGCTTGCGGCAAGGCATGGAGCAAAGCTGCGCGCTCTTCTTCCACGCGGGTCACTTCCGCTTCGCTGATCGACAGGTTGATGGCTTGCAACGCACGCAGGCGCGCCAATTCTGCATCCAGCAGCTCTCTGGCTTCCGTCACGGCTTCGGCAATGTTGGCCTGCGCACGCAACGCAGCAGCGGCTTCGGCTTTCTCCAGCATTGGCGGTACCAGTTTGGTGAGGAATTTGCGATAACGCGGTACTTCGATGTTGCGATCGCCGGCTTTGCGGATCGATGTATCGCTAGGCTGGAAATTCGCGCGTTCGGTAAGCTTGGTGTCGATGGTGACGACGATGGGTTGGGGGGGCAGGAAGCGTTCTGCATCAAGGCTGCGATCAGCCACGCACTCCAACACGTACACAGCCTGCAGCAGCGCGCTACGTGCGGACAGTCCATCGTCGACCATGAAAGCGGCGTTGCCACGCTCGCTGGAAAGCGCCAGATCCATCGCTCCGACGATCATGGGGTGATCGAGTCGCAGCAACGGTAGGTCTTCACGCGCCAGTGCTACATCGCGCGAGAAGGTGATGGACATCGGGCCCTCGGCGAAACCGGGCAGGGCGTCGGTGGACAGGTATTGCGGATCGAGCAGGACCACCTTGCCGCCGAGTTCTTCCGCCTGAATACCGAAGGACTCGAGCAGGCGCTGCTGGAACGCGTCGCGCGAAGGATTGTCGTCTTCCCGGCGGAAAGCCTGGGCCAGTTCGTCCGCATGCGGATCGCGGCTGGCGGCAAGCTCAAGCAGATGATCGCGGCCGGCGCGGATCAGTTCGGCCATTTGTTCGTGGCTGGCGCGCGTTTCGGTCAGCAGCACATCCAGTTCCTGGTCGCGCTGGTCATCGCCGCGCGCGTGTTCGTCAGCAAGCCTGGCCAGTGGCTCGCCAAAACGGCGCAGCAGTTCACGACCATCGGCGGGGCTGGTGCGGAAAGCATCCACTCCTTCGTGATACCAGCGTGCGAGCACGTGTTGCGCACTGTCGGTGGCAGTGATGATGTGGATGCCGATGTCGTGCTTTTGCCCGATGCGATCCAAGCGGCCGATGCGTTGCTCCAGCAGGTCCGGATCGAGCGGCAGGTCCCACAGCACCAGGCGATGTGCAAATTGGAAGTTACGGCCCTCCGAGCCGATCTCCGAGCAGATCAGCAATCGCGCACCATCCGCCTGCGCGAAATACGCCGCATTGCGATCGCGCTGCACAATGCCCAAGCCTTCGTGGAAGCGGGCAATGCCTGCGCCGGTGCGCGTGCGCAGGGCTTCTTCCAGCGCCAGCACCTTGGCCTGGCTGCGGCAGATCAGCAGGAATTTGTCTTGCGGATGGCGTTCCAGCAACGCGACTAGTGTGTCGACGCGTGGATCGTCGGTGTAGTCCACTTCGATGACCGGCACCGGTTGCTGGATATCGGCGTGGAATTCGGCGAGCAAGGCCTGACGTGTGTTGTCGTCCAATGGGGTGGCGTCGATCAGTTCCCATTCGGGCATGCGCTTGGGGAAACCGCCGATGCTGGCGCGACGATTGCGGAACATCGAACGGCCAGTGCCATGGCGATCAATCAACGCAGCGACCAGGTCGCGGCTGTGCTCAGGCTTGGTGGTATCGGCCAGACAGACTTGCAGCACCGCATCGCCTTCGAAGGCGTTGCGAAGCTGTTCCAGCTCGGCGGGTTCCAGCGGCGTACGCTCCAGCAGTTTGTCTGCGATATGTGAAAGCAACTTGAAGCGTTCGGACTCGGCCAGATAGAGATCCAGGTCGTGATAGCGCTGCGGATCGAGCAGACGCAGGCGCGCGAAGTGGCCGCTGCGACCCAACTGCTCCGGCGTGGCAGTCAGCAGGAGCACGCCTGGTGTGGTCGCGGCGAGCTGCTCTACCAACGTGTAGCGTGGGCTGGCTGCCTCAGGTGTCCAGGCAAGGTGATGGGCCTCGTCCACCACCAGCAGATCCCAGTGCGCGTCCAGCAACTGACTGGCACGCTTGGGGCTGTGTTCGAGGAAGCTGAAATCGGCGATGATCAACTGTTCGTCGTCGAACGGGTTGTGGTCGCCATCGGATGGCTCGACGGCTTCGCAGCGTTCTTCGTCGTAGATCGCAAAGCTCAGGTTGAAGCGCCGCAGCAATTCCACGAACCATTGATAGACCAGCGTATCCGGCAGCAGCACCAGTACGCGCGAGACACGGCCCGTGGCAATCTGGCGGGCGATGATTATGCCGGCCTCGATGGTCTTGCCCAGGCCCACTTCATCGGCGAGCAAGATGCGCGGCGGATGACGCGATGCGGCAATACTGGCCACGCGAAGCTGATGCGGCACCAGCCCGATGCGCGCCGCGCCAAGGCCCCAACTGGGTGAACAGCGCGCTTGGGCACGGCGCTTCAGACCTTCCAGGCGCAGTTCGAAATGGTGCACTGGATCGGTGCGGCCGCCGATCAGCCGATCATCGGCCTGGCTGACGCTCTGTTCGTCATCAAGCTGCCCTTCGTGCAGCTCGCGACCTTCGCCGCGATAGACCAGCAACCCCTCGCGCTCCTCGATCCGTTCCACCAGAAAGGCGATGCCCTTGCCGGCTACCCGCTGCCCGGCGCGGAATTCCGCGCGTACCAACGGGGCGGAATCCACCGCGTAAGGGCGCAACACGCCCGACTTGGCGAACAACACCTGCACCCCACGTCCTTCGACGCGCAGCACAGTACCGAGGCCGAGTTCAGGCTCGGCGGTAGAAATCCAGCGTTGACCGGGTAGGAACATTGCCTGCAGCGTGCGTGGTTTGGAGGGGTGTCGATTATCCGCTCAGCGACAGTGATTGCCTAGGCGGGTCCCTAGAACAAGGTAAGTCAGCGACGCCATGTATCAGTCCGTGGGCTTGTGGTAATCCATGTCCGATCGCAATGATTGACTGGTAAAGCATGCCTTTCAGCGCCTTGGCGTGAGTTCTTCGATCCGCTTGTTTGGGTGCTGGCCGATACGTTGCAGCACGTCAGCCAGGCAGGTGTAGGGATCGACATAGGGAAAACGCCGATACTTATTCAGCATTGCCCTTAAAACGAAACCCCGCAGCTTAAGTCTGCAGGGCTGGTATTCATATGTTCCATACCTGGTGTGGGTGGAGCATCAGCGCCGCTTGACCCTCCTGCGCGTGGCCTTCTTGGAGGCTTTCTTCGCGGGCGCTGCCTTGGTCCTTCTACCGCCAGTAATCAGAAGGCTTTCCGCGGTGACGCCGCGGCGCTTGAGTGCGGCCGCAAACCATAGTGGGCGCTTGCCGCGACCCGTCCAGGTCTGGCTGGGGTCTTCCGGGTTGCGATACTTCGGCGCTACGGCACCACGCTTGCCACCTTTGCCACCTTTGCCACCATGAGCAGGATAGACATCTGCGAGCGTGAGGCCGGAGGTGCTGAGTATTGCGTCAATCTTCTTTCTGACTTCTTGGACCTGGCTAGCCCTCGCTTCCTGCATCTTTGATTCGGCGTTTGCGATGAGTGCCTTGAGTTCTTTGGGAGAAAGGGATGTGAGATCAATCGCCATGGATGGCCTTTGTTGTTGGGATGTCTGGATGCCTAGGTTATAAACAACGGCCACAAAAATGCAATAAAAAGGAGCTTATTTAATGAACATGGTGTTTATTTTTCTGAGCGGATTTGAGAAGTTTTCGAACGTTGAGAAAATATGTCCTGGTTAACCGCCCCATCCGGGTAATCGGGAGTGGACGCTCTTCGCATTATGGGAACGCTATCCGGTGTTAGATTTTTTTTGCGGCAATAGGTGCCGCAACTCGAATAGGAAAGGGGGTTTTATGTTACACATACCAAGCAAATTTGGTTCGCGCCACGCTGTCATTACCACGCTTTTGGCAGCGATGCTATCCACATCTGCCCTGGCTTTTCAGGCGCCGTCTACCGGTCTTGGGCAGGCATGGCCCAATGCTATCGATGTAAGTGCAAGCCCTCATTACCATGTCTACGTGTTTGTTCGTGATGGTATTCGTTATGTCCAGGTCAATGACTTGAATGGAACGGTCCGTGCAGCGGTGGCTATCGGTGATCACGAGGTGTTGGTGTTGCCGGTGGGTGTGGATGCGCAGTATGTCTCCACATCGCAAGTTGGTGACCAAACGGCAAAGATCGCCGGTAATGCGGAGACTATCTACAGCGATGGTTCTACGCAAATTACAGCCGAACCTTCAAGCAATGGCACCGTGCAACTCAACATTGTCAAACCCAATCTGTGCAAGGATCCTAGTGATTGCACCGGAAGTGTGATTAGGCGCATTGGAAGCTGAAAAGTAAAGGGTTGGATGTCAGCGGATATAGAGTTCGAGTGCGGGAGACGTCGCGTGCGAATCCCGCACTTGCTGGCTTGCATCGTGTAGCAGTGCGGTCATCAGGTAGTTGTCCTGTGATGTACGGATGTGCAGTTCGCCGTCATAGAGGCGAACGTGGTCCCGCATGGCAGCTACGCCAAGCCCATTTGCCCCCAGCTTCAATGCCAACTGCTGGTGCTTCGATTTTTTATGCGCGAGGTCGTCCAGGTCATCCGCGCAATCCATGCCTGTCATGCGTAACACGGCCCAGCGCTGTCCATGAGTCAAGCCACCACGCAGGGATATCGTGATGGTTGTCCAGGAACTCTGCTCGCAGATGTAGACCACCGCTTCGCACACCAGGCGGTAAATAGCGGCATGCACGCCTGGTGAGAGCAGGCTCAGTCCGCGCCCTTTCATTTCGAAGCGATACGCCAGGCCGGCTTCATCCAGGCTACGGCCGATCGTTTCACGCAGTGCGGCGGGTAATCCGCGTTCCCGCCAGGCCGTCGGGTGCATGGATTCCGCGAGCCGATACATCTGATGTTGTGTCGCTGCGGCTTGCCGGTAGTAATTTTGCCCTTCGGTCATCGGCAGCATGTGCTTGAAACGGTTGAGTAGGCGCGTTTGTGTCAATTGCACGGTGCCGCCGATCTGCTCCAGTGCCTGGGCAGCCTGTCGCATGCGTACTTCACACTGATACAGGCCTTGTTGCGCTAGCTTCACGGCGGCTTTGGCGTCGAGATGTTCCTGTTCCTCGGCGGCGTTTTGTACCGTGATGCGTGCGCCCAGCGCAAACAGGCATGTCGCGGCGAAAGCAATGAAGGCTTGCGCGCCGATTACGCCGATGACGTTGTGCTCTACGGTCATTTCGACAAAGATGCAAGCCATGACCAGCGTTATGCCTACCGCCGCAGCACGCCAGCCATGCTTCATGGTGAGCCAGGCGACAGGCAGGAACATCGCCATGCGAATGACTTGTTGAGCATCTGCGGAGGCTCGATAGTTGGTCCACACCAGCATGGCCAGCGTAGGAAGCAACAACATGGTTGTTTCCAGGGTCAGGCGACTGTGGGCAAGGCGAAGCAGATGGGCATGCAGCGACGCCGGTTTCTGCAGCTTGATGGCCAGGGCCAGCGGCACGAAGGTGAGGATGCCTGTGTATTTGCCCAGGAATATCTGCACGACATCGAGGGGGCGAAAGGCATAGGGATGAGGCGTATGGACGGGTTGTACGACAGTTATCAATACCGTAAAGGTGGCGATGGTCCACATGGCAGATGCCGCGACGACACAGGTGAGCAATGCATTGACTTTCACGATCCGTTTTGAAGGGAAAAGTGAAAGTTTGTCTTTGCACCACCAAACCACGGGCATGGCGTACAGAATCGGTGGAATCGAGTTGAGCGCCATCCAGGTAGCGCCAAACTGATCCCGGTATTCGTCATTTTGATAGACGAGCGGACCTACTTCCGCGAGGGCCAGCGTCGGCCAATAGCGATATGGCAATAGCAACAGGCTGGCTAGGCGAAGCCCGCAAGTTACCATCCAGAGGCTGTTTGCATATGGTCGAAGGAATGCAAAGGCCACCCCATACCCCACAAAGACTACAACTTGCAGTAGCCATCTGTTCGCAGTGATTGACTTCAGCATCTGCGTTGCCCCCCAAGCCCGATATAACCGCACGCTAACTGTTCGTGGTCGGTCATGACATCCGGCGAAGCATCTAGGTACTGCTGGTAAAGCTAAGACTGTGCCATCGTGGGTTAAAACAGTATTCGATGGGACGTCTTAATGGTGTTATGACTACAAAGATCGGGACCCTGCGCGTTGTAGGTAA
The sequence above is a segment of the Dyella sp. M7H15-1 genome. Coding sequences within it:
- a CDS encoding M43 family zinc metalloprotease, translated to MKFGRRSERLMGQPGISFHLNIPPSKDAVGMDVFKSQSWNHSMKKALLFLSLTLAVSTTVNADEVTRCSTVDPSPDVMAAITAKALATPHSNPPAVIKIAWHEIIKSDGTGAISTERMREQISDLNRSMQANGIPITFQLASWSEYTSDSWFSSCEDNQDMRDILAIAPQNYINVYSCSDASGSLGKASIPYFLQGDEGSKENFVYVNFNTLPGGEGPYAEGATLVHEIGHYLGLVHVFEIGYGVCAAGNNPLTGTGNWSGDFIMDTPPQSMPTAGCPMVAPSTCPGSQNSIHNYMDYSNDICLTTFTPGQRDLMYAATSLLRPTLWAGGGGAARASVLAPIKIP
- a CDS encoding MASE1 domain-containing protein, whose amino-acid sequence is MLKSITANRWLLQVVVFVGYGVAFAFLRPYANSLWMVTCGLRLASLLLLPYRYWPTLALAEVGPLVYQNDEYRDQFGATWMALNSIPPILYAMPVVWWCKDKLSLFPSKRIVKVNALLTCVVAASAMWTIATFTVLITVVQPVHTPHPYAFRPLDVVQIFLGKYTGILTFVPLALAIKLQKPASLHAHLLRLAHSRLTLETTMLLLPTLAMLVWTNYRASADAQQVIRMAMFLPVAWLTMKHGWRAAAVGITLVMACIFVEMTVEHNVIGVIGAQAFIAFAATCLFALGARITVQNAAEEQEHLDAKAAVKLAQQGLYQCEVRMRQAAQALEQIGGTVQLTQTRLLNRFKHMLPMTEGQNYYRQAAATQHQMYRLAESMHPTAWRERGLPAALRETIGRSLDEAGLAYRFEMKGRGLSLLSPGVHAAIYRLVCEAVVYICEQSSWTTITISLRGGLTHGQRWAVLRMTGMDCADDLDDLAHKKSKHQQLALKLGANGLGVAAMRDHVRLYDGELHIRTSQDNYLMTALLHDASQQVRDSHATSPALELYIR
- a CDS encoding H-NS histone family protein — encoded protein: MAIDLTSLSPKELKALIANAESKMQEARASQVQEVRKKIDAILSTSGLTLADVYPAHGGKGGKGGKRGAVAPKYRNPEDPSQTWTGRGKRPLWFAAALKRRGVTAESLLITGGRRTKAAPAKKASKKATRRRVKRR
- the rapA gene encoding RNA polymerase-associated protein RapA, encoding MFLPGQRWISTAEPELGLGTVLRVEGRGVQVLFAKSGVLRPYAVDSAPLVRAEFRAGQRVAGKGIAFLVERIEEREGLLVYRGEGRELHEGQLDDEQSVSQADDRLIGGRTDPVHHFELRLEGLKRRAQARCSPSWGLGAARIGLVPHQLRVASIAASRHPPRILLADEVGLGKTIEAGIIIARQIATGRVSRVLVLLPDTLVYQWFVELLRRFNLSFAIYDEERCEAVEPSDGDHNPFDDEQLIIADFSFLEHSPKRASQLLDAHWDLLVVDEAHHLAWTPEAASPRYTLVEQLAATTPGVLLLTATPEQLGRSGHFARLRLLDPQRYHDLDLYLAESERFKLLSHIADKLLERTPLEPAELEQLRNAFEGDAVLQVCLADTTKPEHSRDLVAALIDRHGTGRSMFRNRRASIGGFPKRMPEWELIDATPLDDNTRQALLAEFHADIQQPVPVIEVDYTDDPRVDTLVALLERHPQDKFLLICRSQAKVLALEEALRTRTGAGIARFHEGLGIVQRDRNAAYFAQADGARLLICSEIGSEGRNFQFAHRLVLWDLPLDPDLLEQRIGRLDRIGQKHDIGIHIITATDSAQHVLARWYHEGVDAFRTSPADGRELLRRFGEPLARLADEHARGDDQRDQELDVLLTETRASHEQMAELIRAGRDHLLELAASRDPHADELAQAFRREDDNPSRDAFQQRLLESFGIQAEELGGKVVLLDPQYLSTDALPGFAEGPMSITFSRDVALAREDLPLLRLDHPMIVGAMDLALSSERGNAAFMVDDGLSARSALLQAVYVLECVADRSLDAERFLPPQPIVVTIDTKLTERANFQPSDTSIRKAGDRNIEVPRYRKFLTKLVPPMLEKAEAAAALRAQANIAEAVTEARELLDAELARLRALQAINLSISEAEVTRVEEERAALLHALPQARLRLDAVRFVVSPDFLALR
- a CDS encoding transposase domain-containing protein, encoding MLNKYRRFPYVDPYTCLADVLQRIGQHPNKRIEELTPRR